gccccagtggctcagcagtttagcgccaccttcagcctagggcgggATCCcggaggcccaggattgagtcccacattgggctccctgcatggagcctgcttctccctctgcctgtgtctctgcctctctctatgtctctaatgaataaatgaaatctttaaaataaataaataaataaataaataaataaataatacaaatacagtggttaacacagggcttgatatAAAGCCCACATTTAGTGAGCCCTTCCTACCATTATTATAATAAAGACAGAAGGCCATTTCCTATGATGCAtcaataattgaaaaatatttaagtctgGGACATAATGGTGAGTTTTATAGAAGTTTGAGATGAAGCATAATCTTCTAGGTGTGCCACTAAATAACTGCTGAGAAAACAACAGAACTCACCATGTAAGGAAATGTAAACTTCTGTGTATCAAGACatcaaatgaaacagaaatggaaaataattgctaacaaaatgaaagattagTATCTTTaattataaaggatttttttttttagaacaacaaaaaatattttactaaaacatAAGATTTACAGAAGTTTCCAAACAAGTCATACAAAATGGTCACAAGCTTTTTCTTGAAGGAAGGATTCTACACTTGACAGCAAAGTCACAATGTTATTAGTGAGGGCTGTAATGTTTGTTTAATGTTCCCATTTTGGTTCAAACAATCAAGCTTGTCCATCTATAGCGTTTAAATAAAGTTAGACTTGGCTAGAGAGCATATTCTAAAGAACTGGTTAGCTGCTTTTAACCGATGCAATTAGATCACcataaaaagggggaaaggagcccataaaattaaaataaaactacctctccccctcaaaaataataataaagaaaaacacccaCACCCCTGCAGCTAACCCTGACAACTACCTTCATTCACAGTGCTTTATACTTAAACCATGATGggggaaatgaataaaagcagagaGGGGCCACTGCTTTTAAACGTTTCACAACAATCCAGAGGGTACTTCTAGCCTCTGCTCACTGCTTTACAACAGTGAATCAGGACAAGACATAGATTTGTTAATGTGCATTTAATCACCAAAGGACTGAAGATGTCTGGGCTTTTATTCTGTAATGTTTCTAAGACTGTGTCcattaaatgcaaacaaaaaaggaagaagtcttGGCAGAACAGAAGAAGTGATGCACACTTGATGATCAgatcaattttaaatattattcatggcATATACCCTAGTCCATGCTCTAGCTGTTTCTATGGCGTGGGCTCCGTTGGTCTTCCACTGCTCTGCTACATCATTTGCTAATGGATCATCTGGATTGGGAGCACTTAACAAAGCCTGGATCGATAGCAGAACTGTGCGGATCTGCAGTGCTGGGGACcacttatctttcaaaatatctaaacataTTCTTCCCAACTTGTCTACATTAGGATGATAAATTTTGGTCATGAAACGTACTTTAGGGGCTGCCATCGGGTATTCTTCTGGAAGGAATAGTTCCAGTTTAAAAGTCCCTCCCTCAAAGGGGGAATCCTGGGGGCCAGCAATGACCATATGAAAATAACGGGCGTTGCTCTCATCTGGTTCTGCTTTAATGCCAGGAACTGGTTCTGCCAGCAAATGCTGGGTTTCCTTGATAATCCTGTGGGGCAGCCCGGCCATCTTGTCAGATCCCGAGTTCGGCCTCTGCTCTCGACCCtctataaaggatttttttaaaaaatcaatgtggAAAAGCCCATAGGAAAACGGTGCACAGGACGCAAACAAGCAATTCCAAATggctaacaaaagaaaaaatgctcgGCTTCAGCAGAGATCAAAGATTTGGTTACAAAGTCTTCTTTATactattatttggaaaaatagtAAGAACTTCAAGGTCCAATAAGAGGAagatcaaataaataatgaagcaaTCATATATTATGTCTATAATCCACAAAAAATTATGTCAAATAttagtaaaatggaaaaatgtccatGTATAATTTAATGAAAATGGCAGACTACAAAGTAAATACTATTTTTAGGATGATCTCATTTGTGTGAAAAGTACACCTGTGTACAATAGACTACAGAGACAAAGACTGAAAATCACATCCATGTCATCTCTGGGAGGGTGGAATGAGTAGGAGAAAATACAGTGTTCCTCTTTCACTTAACACtggtcttattttatatatatacttttagtAAACAGTTTTcctaacaggaaaaaatagaacttttgtttttaacttaagGGATGAGACACACATCAGTACCTTATTTGATttacaaaaattagaaacagtAAACACCAGAGAGCAGAAGACTAGGAAATTAGAGCTTAGTGTCTTAatctctctcaaagaaatgaagtcatttgATTGTATTTGGAAGACTAAGGACCCAGGGGTTTATCTCCTCCTTATAGAAACAGGTATACgctgtaaatatataaaactttgtaaatcatacctcaataaagctgggggttggggagtaaaatctaaaaaaaaacaaaaatcagacaaaagagaaataggcaaaaattactgaaaaaactATACTATGGGATTGCCTTTCCAATGCTATTTGTTGATTGAGCAGTTTACTGCTTAATCTTTAATCTAGCCAAGGGAAtgtaagaaaattatatatttttggacacctgggtggctccgtggttgagcctttggctcactcaggtcatgatcccaggggcctgggatcgagtcctgcatcaggccctatagggagcctgcttctccctcagcctatgtctctgcctctttgcgtctctcatgaataaataaacaaaatctttaaaatatatttttttcccacttcaggATACTTATAGCAATATAGAAACAACTGTACTTATACTTACA
The Vulpes vulpes isolate BD-2025 chromosome 2, VulVul3, whole genome shotgun sequence genome window above contains:
- the LOC112917985 gene encoding ubiquitin-conjugating enzyme E2 N-like — protein: MAGLPHRIIKETQHLLAEPVPGIKAEPDESNARYFHMVIAGPQDSPFEGGTFKLELFLPEEYPMAAPKVRFMTKIYHPNVDKLGRICLDILKDKWSPALQIRTVLLSIQALLSAPNPDDPLANDVAEQWKTNGAHAIETARAWTRVYAMNNI